In one Brachyhypopomus gauderio isolate BG-103 unplaced genomic scaffold, BGAUD_0.2 sc81, whole genome shotgun sequence genomic region, the following are encoded:
- the znf526 gene encoding uncharacterized protein znf526 isoform X2 — protein MMSDQQGEYVEHQYMCSECQQLFSTLEEVLIHQQIHTGTEGEDVEALSSHEESGESQYRCLECGSLLRNSEELLLHQELHMRETGLDAEHDVCEVVEPGGTVAAVPIHYQCLECLALFDTPELWMAHRQTHDQIGTHSSMADADYVLQPDGTVTPVVSVQNLVLDEQRAGQILTLAQALREQHSPSKPAAQPRAALLSASQSVPGSASAMLRLQFCSAQAIADGSASTTLRKAKLLPPLLPSEPIRLENGMTAVNILPSIEQAESTKHEEEEVLIIHPYECSECNLLFSTPEDFLHHQGEHFLAQDKESGGAGIMLGYEDGVGGREEEGRRDDAREEGSKAGQGKGTGGRRPYTARSAGVGVNSAASLQCEECKRTFTTANRLAAHLRVHEQGTHECPECDKVFKKAGSLHTHMRTHSGEARFLCVDCGHSFTTEMTLIIHRKSHTSEPLHRCPFCAKTFTNMTKFLYHRRTHTNREPVNPASTRAREREAVWRKDKQAALSVPVSAELGSSDAVLETAALAFENGIGSEDPAAEEVRDPEAIPGKRNPQNWADSESCDKGDRKLRGCDGEGDRTFPCSTCTKVFSSQIRLLGHRRTAHSNERRFKCSVCGKPFKKQIHLRNHLRTHTGERPFQCSVCGKTFSSLANLTRHGLTHTGVRPYRCDVCHRAFSQSSNLRQHRLLHSDPTPSACPDCPATFVRPAKLVAHRFLHHPGSPAPYPCPHCPEGFLRKRHRDLHCLERHAALMQTYADGDQDSGVKSQQAISEGGGQQVALPPKPNLDCTVCGKRLNSAANLRLHQLSHGLGPGRPRGSAPGRSHPCPVCGKLFVSASSVTLHQRVHTGERPYPCAVCGKRFRQNTHLREHLRTHSGERPFRCEFCSKGFVQSMHLAEHRRTHTGERPHACAECGKAFKTVSNLRNHRKTHARARPQTERAVRSEDVAVEDTVHTNVATVAVVNASEVNLATAVPALCQQGVQLGQPQLIQIQTSSLEQTQGTPTIMCNEFGETIAIIETSGDLAEAIELYHTALEGGVNMEAITLDGLQLL, from the exons ATGATGAGTGACCAGCAGGGGGAGTATGTGGAGCACCAGTATATGTGCAGTGAGTGCCAACAGCTCTTCAGCACTCTGGAGGAGGTGCTGATACACCAGCAGATACACACCGGCACGGAGGGGGAAGACGTGGAGGCCCTTTCCAGCCATGAGGAGTCTGGGGAGAGCCAGTACCGGTGTCTAGAATGTGGCTCCCTCCTCAGGAACTCTGAGGAACTGCTGCTTCACCAGGAGCTGCACATGAGGGAGACCGGGCTGGATGCAGAacatg acgtgtgcgaggtggtggaaCCGGGCGGCACCGTGGCGGCCGTGCCGATCCACTACCAGTGTCTGGAGTGCCTGGCTCTGTTTGACACACCCGAGCTGTGGATGGCACACAGACAGACGCACGACCAGATCGGCACCCACAGCAGCATGGCCGACGCG GATTATGTGCTGCAACCCGATGGCACCGTCACTCCTGTGGTCAGCGTTCAGAACCTGGTGCTAGACGAACAGAGGGCGGGACAGATCCTGACCTTAGCCCAG GCTCTTCGAGAGCAGCACTCTCCATCCAAGCCTGCAGCTCAGCCCAGAGCAGCCCTCCTGTCAGCCAGCCAATCAGTGCCTGGTTCCGCCTCCGCGATGCTCCGCCTCCAGTTCTGCTCCGCTCAAGCCATTGccgatggctccgcctccacaaCCCTCCGCAAGGCCAAgctccttcctcctctcctgcCCTCGGAACCAATCAGATTAGAGAACGGCATGACCGCAGTCAACATCCTCCCCTCCATCGAGCAGGCGGAATCGACGAAGCACGAGGAGGAAGAGGTCTTAATCATTCACCCGTACGAGTGCTCAGAATGCAACCTGCTGTTCAGCACGCCGGAGGACTTCCTTCACCACCAGGGGGAGCACTTCCTGGCGCAGGACAAGGAGAGCGGGGGAGCTGGGATCATGCTGGGGTACGAAGACGGCgttggaggaagagaggaggaaggaaggagggatgacgcgagggaggaggggagcaAGGCGGGGCAGGGGAAGGGTACGGGCGGCAGGCGCCCCTACACCGCCCGCTCGGCCGGCGTGGGGGTGAACTCGGCCGCCAGCCTGCAGTGCGAGGAGTGCAAGAGAACTTTCACCACGGCCAATCGGCTGGCGGCGCACCTGCGGGTGCACGAGCAGGGCACGCACGAGTGCCCGGAGTGCGACAAGGTGTTCAAGAAGGCGGGCTcgttgcacacacacatgcgcacgcactCGGGGGAGGCCCGCTTCCTGTGCGTGGACTGCGGACACAGCTTCACCACGGAAATGACCCTCATCATCCACAG GAAGTCCCACACGTCTGAGCCTCTTCACAGGTGCCCGTTCTGTGCCAAAACCTTCACCAACATGACCAAGTTCCTGTACCACCGCCGCACTCACACAAACCGTGAGCCGGTCAACCCTGCCTCCACG AGGGCAAGAGAACGAGAAGCTGTGTGGAGAAAAGACAAACAGGCAGCCCTCTCGGTTCCTGTAAGTGCTGAACTGGGTTCCAGCGACGCCGTCCTTGAGACCGCTGCCTTAGCCTTTGAAAACGGGATCGGTTCTGAGGATCCCGCCGCGGAGGAGGTACGGGATCCCGAGGCGATTCCGGGCAAGCGAAATCCTCAAAACTGGGCCGACTCGGAGTCCTGCGACAAGGGGGACAGGAAGCTGCGCGGTTGTGATGGCGAGGGCGATCGGACGTTCCCGTGCTCGACCTGCACCAAAGTGTTCTCCTCGCAGATCCGCCTACTGGGCCACCGGCGGACGGCCCACTCCAACGAGCGCCGCTTCAAGTGCTCCGTCTGTGGGAAGCCGTTCAAGAAGCAGATCCACCTGCGTAACCACCTGCGCACGCACACGGGCGAGCGGCCCTTCCAGTGCAGCGTGTGCGGCAAGACCTTCTCGTCGCTCGCCAACCTCACGCGCCACGGACTCACGCACACGGGCGTGAGGCCGTACCGCTGCGACGTGTGCCACAGGGCCTTCAGCCAGTCCTCCAACCTGCGTCAGCACCGCCTGCTCCACAGCGACCCCACGCCCTCCGCCTGCCCGGACTGCCCCGCCACCTTCGTCCGGCCGGCCAAGCTCGTGGCACACCGGTTCCTCCACCACCCCGGGTCGCCGGCGCCGTACCCGTGCCCGCACTGCCCAGAAGGGTTCCTCCGTAAGCGGCACAGGGACCTGCACTGCCTGGAGCGGCACGCCGCCCTGATGCAGACCTACGCCGACGGCGATCAAGATTCAGGGGTCAAAAGTCAGCAGGCGATAAGCGAAGGCGGCGGGCAGCAGGTGGCCCTTCCGCCCAAGCCGAACCTGGACTGCACGGTCTGCGGGAAGCGCCTGAACTCGGCCGCCAACCTGCGGCTGCATCAGCTCAGCCACGGGCTCGGACCGGGCCGTCCTCGTGGCTCCGCCCCCGGGAGGTCGCACCCCTGCCCGGTGTGCGGGAAGCTGTTCGTGTCGGCTTCGAGCGTGACGCTGCACCAGCGGGTGCACACGGGCGAGCGGCCGTACCCCTGCGCCGTGTGCGGCAAGCGCTTCCGACAGAACACGCACCTGCGCGAGCACCTGCGCACGCACTCGGGCGAGCGGCCGTTCCGCTGCGAGTTCTGCAGCAAGGGCTTCGTGCAGAGCATGCACCTGGCCGAGCACCGCCGCACGCACACCGGCGAGAGGCCGCACGCGTGCGCCGAGTGCGGCAAGGCCTTCAAGACCGTGTCGAACCTGAGGAACCACCGCAAGACCCACGCGCGCGCCCGGCCGCAAACGGAGCGCGCCGTACGGAGCGAAGACGTCGCCGTGGAGGACACTGTGCATACCAACGTGGCAACGGTCGCTGTGGTGAACGCTTCAGAGGTGAACCTCGCAACTGCGGTACCTGCTCTTTGTCAGCAGGGTGTCCAGCTTGGGCAACCCCAACTTATTCAAATCCAGACGTCCAGTCTGGAGCAG ACTCAAGGCACTCCCACCATCATGTGCAACGAGTTCGGGGAGACGATTGCCATCATAGAGACGAGTGGAGATTTGGCTGAAGCTATAGAACTGTACCACACAGCGCTGGAGGGTGGCGTCAACATGGAGGCCATTACTCTAGATGGCCTCCAGCTGCTGTAA
- the gsk3ab gene encoding glycogen synthase kinase 3 alpha b codes for MSGSGRPRTSSFAEPPGAPGAAAAAAGSAVAGGSASGKAGAPQASGGSSSAFGNLKLSRDSGKVTTVVATPGQGPDRPQEVSYTDIKVIGNGSFGVVYQARLIDSQEMVAIKKVLQDKRFKNRELQIMRKLDHCNIVRLRYFFYSSGEKKDEVYLNLVLDYVPETVYRVARHFNKAKTTIPIIYVKVYMYQLFRSLAYIHSQGVCHRDIKPQNLLVDPDTAVLKLCDFGSAKQLVRGEPNVSYICSRYYRAPELIFGATDYTSNIDIWSAGCVLAELLLGQPIFPGDSGVDQLVEIIKVLGTPTREQIREMNPNYTEFKFPQIKAHPWTKVFKPRTPPEAISLCSRLLEYTPVTRLSPLQACAHAFFDELRQPAARLPSGRELPQLFNFSPVELSIQPQLNSVLIPPHARSQTTSVSHDGSVSDSSAQSSSAPGALSNST; via the exons ATGAGCGGCAGCGGGCGGCCCAGGACTAGCTCGTTTGCCGAGCCACCGGGAGCTCCGGGAGCCGCTGCGGCCGCCGCCGGATCGGCAGTCGCGGGCGGGAGTGCTTCAGGAAAGGCCGGGGCTCCTCAGGCCTCCGGCGGCAGCTCGTCTGCCTTTGGGAACTTGAAGCTGAGCA GGGACAGCGGGAAAGTGACCACGGTAGTGGCCACGCCCGGCCAGGGTCCTGACCGCCCGCAGGAGGTGTCCTACACGGACATTAAGGTGATCGGTAACGGTTCCTTTGGAGTGGTGTATCAGGCCCGGCTCATCGACAGCCAGGAGATGGTGGCGATCAAGAAAGTGCTACAGGACAAAAGGTTCAAG AACCGAGAGCTGCAGATCATGCGTAAGCTGGACCACTGCAACATCGTCAGGCTGCGATACTTCTTCTACTCCAGCGGAGAGAAG aaAGATGAAGTGTATCTGAATCTCGTTCTGGATTATGTACCAGAGACTGTGTACAGGGTGGCACGCCACTTCAACAAGGCCAAGACCACCATTCCTATCATCTACGTCAAA GTGTATATGTATCAGTTATTCCGCAGTCTGGCCTATATTCATTCCCAAGGCGTCTGCCACAGAGACATCAAACCACAGAACCTCCTGGTGGACCCAGACACAGCCGTCCTCAAGCTGTGTGATTTcggcag TGCAAAGCAGCTAGTTCGTGGCGAGCCAAATGTTTCATACATCTGCTCGCGGTATTACCGTGCCCCCGAACTCATCTTTGGAGccacagactacacctccaaCATCGATATCTGGTCAGCCGGCTGCGTATTGGCTGAGCTGTTGCTGGGGCAACCCATTTTCCCCGGCGACAGCGGGGTGGACCAGCTAGTTGAAATAATAAAG GTTTTGGGGACGCCTACGAGAGAACAGATCCGGGAGATGAATCCCAACTACACAGAGTTCAAGTTCCCACAGATCAAGGCGCATCCTTGGACGAAG GTGTTCAAGCCGCGGACGCCCCCGGAGGCCATCTCGCTGTGCTCTCGCCTGCTGGAGTACACGCCCGTCACACGGCTCTCGCCGCTCCAGGCCTGTGCCCACGCCTTCTTCGACGAGCTACGTCAGCCCGCCGCCCGCTTGCCCAGCGGTCGCGAGCTGCCCCAGCTGTTCAACTTCAGCCCCGTGG AGCTGTCCATCCAGCCGCAGCTGAACTCTGTCCTCATTCCTCCGCACGCACGCTCACAGACCACGTCTGTCTCGCACG ACGGCAGCGTGTCGGACAGCTCGGCCCAGTCCAGCTCGGCGCCGGGGGCCCTAAGCAACAGCACCTGA
- the znf526 gene encoding uncharacterized protein znf526 isoform X1: MMSDQQGEYVEHQYMCSECQQLFSTLEEVLIHQQIHTGTEGEDVEALSSHEESGESQYRCLECGSLLRNSEELLLHQELHMRETGLDAEHDVCEVVEPGGTVAAVPIHYQCLECLALFDTPELWMAHRQTHDQIGTHSSMADADYVLQPDGTVTPVVSVQNLVLDEQRAGQILTLAQALREQHSPSKPAAQPRAALLSASQSVPGSASAMLRLQFCSAQAIADGSASTTLRKAKLLPPLLPSEPIRLENGMTAVNILPSIEQAESTKHEEEEVLIIHPYECSECNLLFSTPEDFLHHQGEHFLAQDKESGGAGIMLGYEDGVGGREEEGRRDDAREEGSKAGQGKGTGGRRPYTARSAGVGVNSAASLQCEECKRTFTTANRLAAHLRVHEQGTHECPECDKVFKKAGSLHTHMRTHSGEARFLCVDCGHSFTTEMTLIIHRKSHTSEPLHRCPFCAKTFTNMTKFLYHRRTHTNREPVNPASTVPLTQRLSLSIMQRAREREAVWRKDKQAALSVPVSAELGSSDAVLETAALAFENGIGSEDPAAEEVRDPEAIPGKRNPQNWADSESCDKGDRKLRGCDGEGDRTFPCSTCTKVFSSQIRLLGHRRTAHSNERRFKCSVCGKPFKKQIHLRNHLRTHTGERPFQCSVCGKTFSSLANLTRHGLTHTGVRPYRCDVCHRAFSQSSNLRQHRLLHSDPTPSACPDCPATFVRPAKLVAHRFLHHPGSPAPYPCPHCPEGFLRKRHRDLHCLERHAALMQTYADGDQDSGVKSQQAISEGGGQQVALPPKPNLDCTVCGKRLNSAANLRLHQLSHGLGPGRPRGSAPGRSHPCPVCGKLFVSASSVTLHQRVHTGERPYPCAVCGKRFRQNTHLREHLRTHSGERPFRCEFCSKGFVQSMHLAEHRRTHTGERPHACAECGKAFKTVSNLRNHRKTHARARPQTERAVRSEDVAVEDTVHTNVATVAVVNASEVNLATAVPALCQQGVQLGQPQLIQIQTSSLEQTQGTPTIMCNEFGETIAIIETSGDLAEAIELYHTALEGGVNMEAITLDGLQLL; the protein is encoded by the exons ATGATGAGTGACCAGCAGGGGGAGTATGTGGAGCACCAGTATATGTGCAGTGAGTGCCAACAGCTCTTCAGCACTCTGGAGGAGGTGCTGATACACCAGCAGATACACACCGGCACGGAGGGGGAAGACGTGGAGGCCCTTTCCAGCCATGAGGAGTCTGGGGAGAGCCAGTACCGGTGTCTAGAATGTGGCTCCCTCCTCAGGAACTCTGAGGAACTGCTGCTTCACCAGGAGCTGCACATGAGGGAGACCGGGCTGGATGCAGAacatg acgtgtgcgaggtggtggaaCCGGGCGGCACCGTGGCGGCCGTGCCGATCCACTACCAGTGTCTGGAGTGCCTGGCTCTGTTTGACACACCCGAGCTGTGGATGGCACACAGACAGACGCACGACCAGATCGGCACCCACAGCAGCATGGCCGACGCG GATTATGTGCTGCAACCCGATGGCACCGTCACTCCTGTGGTCAGCGTTCAGAACCTGGTGCTAGACGAACAGAGGGCGGGACAGATCCTGACCTTAGCCCAG GCTCTTCGAGAGCAGCACTCTCCATCCAAGCCTGCAGCTCAGCCCAGAGCAGCCCTCCTGTCAGCCAGCCAATCAGTGCCTGGTTCCGCCTCCGCGATGCTCCGCCTCCAGTTCTGCTCCGCTCAAGCCATTGccgatggctccgcctccacaaCCCTCCGCAAGGCCAAgctccttcctcctctcctgcCCTCGGAACCAATCAGATTAGAGAACGGCATGACCGCAGTCAACATCCTCCCCTCCATCGAGCAGGCGGAATCGACGAAGCACGAGGAGGAAGAGGTCTTAATCATTCACCCGTACGAGTGCTCAGAATGCAACCTGCTGTTCAGCACGCCGGAGGACTTCCTTCACCACCAGGGGGAGCACTTCCTGGCGCAGGACAAGGAGAGCGGGGGAGCTGGGATCATGCTGGGGTACGAAGACGGCgttggaggaagagaggaggaaggaaggagggatgacgcgagggaggaggggagcaAGGCGGGGCAGGGGAAGGGTACGGGCGGCAGGCGCCCCTACACCGCCCGCTCGGCCGGCGTGGGGGTGAACTCGGCCGCCAGCCTGCAGTGCGAGGAGTGCAAGAGAACTTTCACCACGGCCAATCGGCTGGCGGCGCACCTGCGGGTGCACGAGCAGGGCACGCACGAGTGCCCGGAGTGCGACAAGGTGTTCAAGAAGGCGGGCTcgttgcacacacacatgcgcacgcactCGGGGGAGGCCCGCTTCCTGTGCGTGGACTGCGGACACAGCTTCACCACGGAAATGACCCTCATCATCCACAG GAAGTCCCACACGTCTGAGCCTCTTCACAGGTGCCCGTTCTGTGCCAAAACCTTCACCAACATGACCAAGTTCCTGTACCACCGCCGCACTCACACAAACCGTGAGCCGGTCAACCCTGCCTCCACG GTTCCTCTGACACAGCGCTTATCTCTGTCCATCATGCAGAGGGCAAGAGAACGAGAAGCTGTGTGGAGAAAAGACAAACAGGCAGCCCTCTCGGTTCCTGTAAGTGCTGAACTGGGTTCCAGCGACGCCGTCCTTGAGACCGCTGCCTTAGCCTTTGAAAACGGGATCGGTTCTGAGGATCCCGCCGCGGAGGAGGTACGGGATCCCGAGGCGATTCCGGGCAAGCGAAATCCTCAAAACTGGGCCGACTCGGAGTCCTGCGACAAGGGGGACAGGAAGCTGCGCGGTTGTGATGGCGAGGGCGATCGGACGTTCCCGTGCTCGACCTGCACCAAAGTGTTCTCCTCGCAGATCCGCCTACTGGGCCACCGGCGGACGGCCCACTCCAACGAGCGCCGCTTCAAGTGCTCCGTCTGTGGGAAGCCGTTCAAGAAGCAGATCCACCTGCGTAACCACCTGCGCACGCACACGGGCGAGCGGCCCTTCCAGTGCAGCGTGTGCGGCAAGACCTTCTCGTCGCTCGCCAACCTCACGCGCCACGGACTCACGCACACGGGCGTGAGGCCGTACCGCTGCGACGTGTGCCACAGGGCCTTCAGCCAGTCCTCCAACCTGCGTCAGCACCGCCTGCTCCACAGCGACCCCACGCCCTCCGCCTGCCCGGACTGCCCCGCCACCTTCGTCCGGCCGGCCAAGCTCGTGGCACACCGGTTCCTCCACCACCCCGGGTCGCCGGCGCCGTACCCGTGCCCGCACTGCCCAGAAGGGTTCCTCCGTAAGCGGCACAGGGACCTGCACTGCCTGGAGCGGCACGCCGCCCTGATGCAGACCTACGCCGACGGCGATCAAGATTCAGGGGTCAAAAGTCAGCAGGCGATAAGCGAAGGCGGCGGGCAGCAGGTGGCCCTTCCGCCCAAGCCGAACCTGGACTGCACGGTCTGCGGGAAGCGCCTGAACTCGGCCGCCAACCTGCGGCTGCATCAGCTCAGCCACGGGCTCGGACCGGGCCGTCCTCGTGGCTCCGCCCCCGGGAGGTCGCACCCCTGCCCGGTGTGCGGGAAGCTGTTCGTGTCGGCTTCGAGCGTGACGCTGCACCAGCGGGTGCACACGGGCGAGCGGCCGTACCCCTGCGCCGTGTGCGGCAAGCGCTTCCGACAGAACACGCACCTGCGCGAGCACCTGCGCACGCACTCGGGCGAGCGGCCGTTCCGCTGCGAGTTCTGCAGCAAGGGCTTCGTGCAGAGCATGCACCTGGCCGAGCACCGCCGCACGCACACCGGCGAGAGGCCGCACGCGTGCGCCGAGTGCGGCAAGGCCTTCAAGACCGTGTCGAACCTGAGGAACCACCGCAAGACCCACGCGCGCGCCCGGCCGCAAACGGAGCGCGCCGTACGGAGCGAAGACGTCGCCGTGGAGGACACTGTGCATACCAACGTGGCAACGGTCGCTGTGGTGAACGCTTCAGAGGTGAACCTCGCAACTGCGGTACCTGCTCTTTGTCAGCAGGGTGTCCAGCTTGGGCAACCCCAACTTATTCAAATCCAGACGTCCAGTCTGGAGCAG ACTCAAGGCACTCCCACCATCATGTGCAACGAGTTCGGGGAGACGATTGCCATCATAGAGACGAGTGGAGATTTGGCTGAAGCTATAGAACTGTACCACACAGCGCTGGAGGGTGGCGTCAACATGGAGGCCATTACTCTAGATGGCCTCCAGCTGCTGTAA